One window from the genome of Eucalyptus grandis isolate ANBG69807.140 chromosome 7, ASM1654582v1, whole genome shotgun sequence encodes:
- the LOC104454038 gene encoding transcription elongation factor SPT4 homolog 2 yields MGSAAPPAQIPTSFGHELRACLRCRLVKTYDQFRDSGCENCAFFKMDEDHERIVECTTPNFNGIISVMDPSRSWAARWLRIGKFVPGVYTLAVSEALPEDLQNLCEDERVQYVPPKRI; encoded by the exons atggggAGCGCCGCGCCGCCCGCTCAAATCCCGACGAGCTTCGGCCACGAGCTCCGAGCCTGCCTCCGTTGCCGCCTCGTCAAGACCTACGAtcag TTCAGAGACTCGGGCTGCGAGAACTGCGCCTTCTTCAAGATGGACGAGGACCACGAGCGCATCGTCGAGTGCACCACTCCCAATTTCAACGG GATAATTTCTGTCATGGATCCTAGTAGGAGCTGGGCTGCTCGGTGGCTAAGAATCG GAAAATTTGTTCCTGGCGTGTACACACTTGCAGTCTCAGAAGCACTACCTGAGGACCTGCAG AATTTATGTGAAGATGAACGTGTGCAGTATGTGCCTCCAAAACGCATATGA
- the LOC104454039 gene encoding alpha-galactosidase has translation MAISSTSSGFLRNFMALSMLSLVMINARREISARPVRHDDEVGPSFGSYRRYLLDNGLGLTPQMGWNSWNHFQCDINETLIKETADAMVSSGLAALGYEYINLDDCWAEHDRDANGNMVPKASTFPSGMKKLARYVHKRGLKLGIYSDAGIQTCSNGMPGSLGHEEQDAKTFASWGIDYLKYDNCENRGISPKERYPVMSKALLNSGRPIFFSLCEWGQEDPATWAPSIGNSWRTTGDIQDNWDSMTAIADLNDKWAEYAGPGGWNDPDMLEVGNGGMTAEEYRSHFSIWALVKAPLLIGCDIRSMDNATLEILSNREVIAVNQDGLGVQGKKIKKDGDLEVWTGPLTDHRVAVVLWNRGASPANITASWTDIGLNSAAIVNARDLWEHVTLASVRDQMAGWVDPHACKMFVLTPQS, from the exons ATGGCCATTTCTTCAACTTCAAGTGGGTTTCTTCGCAATTTCATGGCGCTCTCCATGCTGTCGCTTGTTATGATCAACGCTCGCCGCGAGATCAGTGCTCGACCGGTGAGGCATGATGATGAGGTCGGGCCGTCGTTTGGTTCATACAGAAGATATCTTCTAGATAACGGCCTCGGTCTAACTCCACAGATGGG GTGGAACAGCTGGAACCATTTTCAGTGCGACATAAATGAGACGCTAATCAAGGAAACTG CGGATGCGATGGTGTCGAGTGGCCTCGCTGCCTTAGGATATGAATACATCAATTTAG ATGACTGTTGGGCTGAACACGACCGCGACGCCAAT GGCAATATGGTCCCAAAAGCTTCGACATTTCCCTCAGGCATGAAGAAGCTGGCACGTTATGTGCACAAAAGAGGTCTCAAGCTTGGAATTTATTCTGATGCAGG AATCCAGACTTGTAGCAACGGAATGCCGGGATCGCTTGGGCATGAAGAACAAGATGCCAAAACATTTGCTTCATGG GGGATTGATTATTTGAAATATGACAACTGTGAAAATAGAGGCATCAGCCCCAAGGAGAG GTATCCTGTGATGAGCAAAGCATTGCTGAATTCAGGGAGACccatatttttctctttatgcGAATG GGGACAGGAAGATCCAGCAACATGGGCACCAAGTATAGGCAACAGTTGGAGAACCACCGGGGACATTCAAGACAACTGGGATAG TATGACAGCAATTGCCGACCTAAATGATAAATGGGCAGAATATGCTGGACCAGGCGGTTGGAATG ATCCTGATATGCTTGAAGTAGGAAATGGGGGCATGACTGCAGAAGAGTACCGCTCTCATTTTAGCATTTGGGCCTTGGTCAAG GCTCCGCTGTTGATTGGATGCGACATCCGGTCCATGGACAATGCGACGTTAGAGATACTAAGCAATCGAGAAGTCATAGCAGTCAATCAAG ATGGGCTTGGAGTTCAGGGgaaaaagatcaagaaagatGGAGACCTGGAG GTCTGGACTGGTCCTTTGACTGATCATAGAGTGGCTGTTGTGCTTTGGAATAGAGGTGCTTCACCAGCAAACATCACTGCATCTTGGACCGACATCGGTCTTAACTCAGCAGCGATCGTCAATGCTCGAGACTTGTGGGAG CACGTAACTCTGGCATCTGTTCGAGATCAAATGGCCGGTTGGGTGGATCCTCATGCCTGCAAAATGTTCGTCCTCACGCCACAGTCTTAG
- the LOC104454037 gene encoding LOW QUALITY PROTEIN: mitochondrial intermembrane space import and assembly protein 40 homolog (The sequence of the model RefSeq protein was modified relative to this genomic sequence to represent the inferred CDS: inserted 1 base in 1 codon), giving the protein MGQAQSGVAAASEAATSDDQSRGGLSASPSSSGAASSMDSLIAEAAAYANDENESLDAKAQKALECPCIADLRSGSCGNQFSEAFVCFLKSTAEEKGSDCVHPFVALQACIKANPGAFSKDVLEGDNDDXQEEEEPKQEYRIIPPTWSKESHNANSKL; this is encoded by the exons ATGGGTCAAGCTCAGAGCGGCGTGGCAGCAGCGAGCGAGGCGGCGACCTCGGACGATCAATCTCGAGGCGGGCTGTCGGCATCTCCGTCTTCTTCCGGCGCTGCTTCGAGCATGGATTCTCTGATTGCGG aAGCTGCAGCATATGCCAATGATGAAAATGAG TCTCTAGATGCGAAGGCACAGAAAGCTTTGGAATGTCCATGCATAGCTGACTTGAGAAGTGGCTCATGTGGAAACCAATTTTCTGAAGCTTTTGTGTGCTTTTTGAAAAGCACTGCTGAAGAAAAG GGCTCGGATTGCGTCCATCCGTTTGTTGCTCTGCAGGCTTGTATCAAAGCCAATCCGGGCGCATTCTCTAAAGACGTTTTAGAAGGTGACAACGACG gtcaagaagaggaagagccGAAGCAAGAATACCGAATCATCCCTCCCACATGGTCCAAAGAATCGCACAATGCGAACTCCAAGCTTTAG
- the LOC104454035 gene encoding uncharacterized protein LOC104454035, whose product MEVPVVRGDGDGDGDGSSNGGKVGALFENFMRGQQSSLRSLFVRKKSGAGDDADSPRPLPFLSPVANSVASRCSRILKVSTEELRHRFDEEIPESARQPSVYPRNFVEFCSYKAMNVATKAPDYLDDKEFRRLTFDMMLAWESPDVASEVLAKETPTCKEAEGADGWSLFYASSTTTAVQVDDKKTAGIDAFARIAPACAAIADVITVKNLFYALTSSSGNQLHFLLYDKYLRSLNKVIKAAKNVSGPTLSNLQLAEGEIILDIDGTVPLQPVLQHIGISAWPGRLTLTNYALYFESLGVGVYDKAVRYDLATDVKQVIKPELTGPLGARLFDRAVMYKSASVVESVYMEFPELKGSSRRDYWLDICLEVLRAHRFARKYNFREIQRAEIIARAILGIFRYRAIREAFNIFPSNYKTILPYNLAESLPGGDVILETLASRMELVKVDAPCHDDPASPFTKQKKILSPVSVVALNRLGFTLLKQIKLDIDLVAVGEVCVAEINPLEIALKNSILDTGRAEAAQATVDQVKVEGIDTNVAVMKELLFPVFALASRLQSLASWEDALKSIVFLALVCYTIHRGWIQYVIPVILVSLALVMLWRRYFNRGKSLEAFRVTPPPNRNAVEQLLTLQDAVSQAEAVIQAANIVLLKIRALLFAVVPQTTDKVALLLIIMAVVFAFVPPRYLILLAFLEVFTREMPLRKESNDRWLRRMREWWIRIPAAPVQLVKADDKKNK is encoded by the exons ATGGAGGTCCCCGTCGTGaggggcgacggcgacggcgacggcgacggcagtAGCAATGGCGGCAAGGTGGGAGCGCTTTTCGAGAATTTCATGCGAGGCCAGCAGAGCTCGCTCAGGTCCCTCTTCGTCCGCAAGAAATCGGGCGCCGGGGACGACGCCGATTCCCCCAGGCCCCTCCCCTTCCTCTCCCCCGTCGCCAACTCCGTCGCGTCTCGCTGTTCCAG GATCCTTAAAGTTTCCACTGAAGAACTGCGTCATCGTTTTGATGAAGAGATACCTGAAAGTGCTAGGCAACCTTCAGTCTACCCTAGGAATTTTGTAGAGTTTTGCTCATACAAGGCAATGAATGTGGCAACAAAAGCTCCTGATTATTTGGATGACAAGGAGTTCCGCCGCTTGACATTTGATATGATGCTTGCCTGGGAGTCCCCAGATGTGGCGAGTGAAGTGCTGGCCAAA GAAACACCTACTTGCAAAGAAGCAGAAGGTGCTGATGGATGGTCACTCTTTTACGCATCCTCAACTACCACGGCTGTTCAG GTTGATGACAAGAAAACTGCTGGGATCGATGCGTTTGCACGAATTGCTCCAGCTTGTGCTGCCATTGCTGATGTAATAACTGTCAAGAATCTTTTTTATGCTCTCACAAGCTCCTCAGGCAACcagcttcattttcttttatatgacAAGTACCTTCGAAGTCTCAATAA AGTGATTAAGGCTGCAAAGAATGTCTCGGGACCAACATTATCTAACCTCCAGCTTGCTGAAGGAGAGattattcttgatatagatGGCACTGTTCCTCTGCAACCTGTATTGCAGCACATTGGTATCTCAGCTTGGCCTG GTCGTTTGACATTGACCAACTATGCTCTCTATTTTGAATCGTTGGGAGTTGGGGTATATGACAAAGCTGTTAGATATGATCTGGCAACAGACGTGAAGCAGGTCATAAAGCCTGAATTAACTGGACCATTGGGCGCTCGCCTTTTTGACAGGGCTGTGATGTACAAGTCGGCCTCTGT AGTGGAGTCTGTTTACATGGAGTTTCCTGAACTGAAAGGAAGCTCCCGCCGGGATTATTGGTTGGACATATGCCTTGAGGTTCTACGAGCACATAGATTTGCCAGGAAGTACAATTTCCGAGAGATACAGCGAGCAGAAATAATTGCGAGGGCCATTTTAGGCATCTTCCGATACCGTGCTATTAGGGAAGCTTTTAATATATTCCCATCAAATTACAAAACGATACTTCCATATAATTTGGCTGAAAGTCTTCCAGGGGGAGATGTAATCTTGGAAACATTGGCCAGTCGCATGGAACTTGTAAAAGTTGATGCTCCTTGTCATGATGACCCTGCAAGTCCCTTCacaaaacagaagaaaattcTCTCTCCTGTGTCCGTTGTGGCGCTTAATCGACTCGGGTTCACTTTACTAAAACAGATAAAACTGGATATTGATTTAGTTGCTGTAGGAGAGGTTTGTGTTGCTGAAATCAATCCCCTGGAGATAGCTCTGAAGAACTCAATATTGGATACAGGAAGGGCTGAAGCTGCTCAGGCAACTGTAGACCAAGTAAAAGTGGAGGGTATTGACACAAATGTTGCTGTGATGAAG GAACTACTGTTCCCAGTTTTTGCATTGGCTAGCCGTCTTCAGAGTTTGGCTTCATGGGAAGATGCTCTCAAGTCAATTGTATTTCTCGCGTTAGTTTGCTATACGATACACAG GGGATGGATTCAGTATGTGATTCCAGTTATTTTGGTATCACTCGCCCTTGTCATGCTGTGGAGAAGGTATTTTAACAGGGGAAAGTCATTAGAAGCCTTCAGAGTTACCCCTCCTCCGAATCGTAATGCAGTTGAGCAGCTATTGACATTACAAGATGCAGTCAGCCAGGCTGAAGCAGTTATCCAAGCTGCAAATATTGTTCTTTTGAAGATAAGAGCACTCTTATTTGCTGTAGTTCCTCAG ACCACCGACAAGGTTGCCCTCTTGTTGATCATTATGGCTGTGGTTTTTGCCTTTGTGCCCCCGAGGTACTTGATTCTGTTAGCCTTTCTTGAAGTTTTTACGCGGGAGATGCCATTAAGGAAAGAAAGCAACGACAGGTGGCTAAGGCGAATGAGAGAATGGTGGATCAGAATACCAGCAGCCCCCGTGCAGCTTGTTAAGGCCGAtgacaagaaaaacaaatga